The genomic region AACAGTATTTGATTTGGTTTCATGGTAAAGATCTGCAAAAAGCCATGCAGCGACAAGAATCTCAATACATTTCTTTAAAAAACTTTTTTAATTGGGCAATTGATCAACTTGATATTACTCAATATTCTGATTTGATGGAATTACAAACAGAAATTGAGAACTTATAAGTAGGTGGACACAATTAAACTTAACGGTAGAGACGTTCCAGGGAACGTCTCTACATCAACCTATTTTGTGGTACTCTTACGACTCTTCGAGGATTTCGAGGATTTTGAGGATTTTGAGGATTTTGAGGATTTTTTGGAACGACTGCTGGATTTTTTCGCGGCTAAGAGTTCCAAAGCTTTTTCTAAGGTAATATCCTCAACCGATTGATCATCAGGGATTCCCGCATTGGTTTTACCATGCTTGATGTATGTTCCATAGGGACCCTCGTAGACATTGACGGGTTCTTTATCCTCTGGATGTTCCCCTAATTCCTTCAAAGGAGTCTTGGATTTGCTGCGACTACCCCCCTTGGATTTTTTCGGCTCAGACAAGATTTCCAATGCACGATCCATGGAAATTGTCAATACATCGTCGCCTTTTTTCAAGGAACGATAATCTTTTCCCTCTTTACCTTGGTTATGGACGACATAAGGACCAAAGCGTCCTAATCCCGCCTGAACTTTACCCCCAGTAGCCGGATGAACGCCTAAGGTGCGCGGAAGGGATAATAAACCCAGCGCCATGTCGAGGGTGACATCTTCCATGTTCACCCCCTTGGGTAAAGACATCCGCTTCGGTTTCTTATTCTCCTCCGAGACTTCACCCAATTGGACATAAGGACCATAACTTCCGATTAACAGATAAATCGGTTCGCCTGTTTCGGGGTGTAGTCCCAGTTTTTCGGGTCCTTGGGTTTTTTGCTTGAGAATCACCTCCACCTGTGCTGCATCCAGTTCCGAGGGGGTCAAGTCTTGGGGAATGGAGGCGGTGACGGAACCCTCGCCATTTTCGGCTTCGATGTAGGGACCAAATTTACCAATGCGAACTTTGACATCCAGATTTTCTAGTTCGATACTCCGGGCTTCGTTGGGATCAATTTGGTCTTCCCGTTCGCGAACTTGGGTTTCTAAGCCCTTGTCACCCCGATAAAACTTCTCCAAATAGGGTAGCCATTCGGCTTCTCCGGTGGAGATTTCGTCCAGGGTTTGTTCCATTTTGGCGGTAAAGCTGGTGTCTACCAAGTCTGGGAAGTGTTTCTCTAATAAACTGGTGACGGCGAAGGCGGTGAAGGTGGGGATCAGGGTCTTTTTTTGCATTTGGGCATAGCCGCGATCGATAATCGTACCGATAATGCTGGCGTAGGTACTGGGACGCCCAATTCCTTCACTTTCTAGGGTTTTGACCAGGGAGGCTTCGGTGTAGCGCCCTGGGGGTTGGGTTTCATGACCGATGGCTTCCAGGTTTTTGCACTCGGGATGATCTCCGACGGCTAAGGCGGGAAGGACGACTTCTTGGTCTTCTAAGGCGGCGTCGGGATCATCGGAACCCTCTACATACGCCCGCAGATAACCGGGAAAATCGATACGTTTACCTGTAGACCGAAATCCGGCATCTTCAACGTCTAAATCTACGGTAATGTGGGTTTGGCGCGAGTCTGCCATTTGGCTGGCGACAGTGCGCTTCCAAATTAACTCATACAGTTGCAATTCACGACCCGATAATCCGGTGTCTCTGGGGGTACGGAATGTGCTTCCGGCGGGACGAATCGCTTCGTGGGCTTCTTGGGCGGCTTTACTTTTGGTGCTGTACTGACGCGGTTTGGGGCTGAGGTATTGCTGACCATACATTTGTTCGACGCAACTCCGGGCTGCCGCGATCGCTTGTGCGGATAAATGCACCGAATCCGTCCGCATATAGGTAATATACCCCTGTTCATACAAATTTTGAGCCGTCCGCATCGTATCTCGCGCCGATAGGCTTAATTTGCGGTTGGCTTCCTGTTGCAGGGTGGAGGTGGTAAACGGGGGGGCGGGTTTGCGGGTGACGGGGCGTTCCTCTAGGTCAGTCACCGTCCAGGTTTTGTCTGTCAGCCGCGCCTGTAAGTCTCGCGCTTCGGCTTCATTCAGCAGCCGCACAGTCCGCCCTTCAATAATTTGCCCGGTGTTGGCGTCGAAATCACTTCCGGTGGCTATTTTTGTCCCGGCTAGGGTGATGAGTTTGGATTCAAAGGGCGTATTGTCTTGGTCTAAAAGGGCTTTTAAATCCCAATAACTCCCTTGACGGAACGCACGGCGTTGGCGTTCTCGATGCACCAGCAGCCGCACGGAAACGGACTGAACCCGACCGGCTGATAATCCCCAGGCGATTTTTTTCCACAGTAGGGGAGAGAGGGTATAGCCTACCAATCGGTCTAAAATTCGGCGGGTTTCTTGGGCGTGTACCAGTTGGTCATCAATATCCCGACAATTTTGCAGGGCGTCACGAATGGCTTCTTGGGTAATTTCGTGAAAAACCATGCGTTTGCAGGGTACTTTGGGTTTGAGGACTTGCAATAAATGCCAACTAATGCTTTC from Coleofasciculus chthonoplastes PCC 7420 harbors:
- the topA gene encoding type I DNA topoisomerase, with translation MTTLVIVESPTKARTIRNYLPSGYQVEASMGHIRDLPQSASEIPEAVKGEKWAQLGVNVEADFEPIYVVPKDKKKVVKQLKDALKNAEELVLATDEDREGESISWHLLQVLKPKVPCKRMVFHEITQEAIRDALQNCRDIDDQLVHAQETRRILDRLVGYTLSPLLWKKIAWGLSAGRVQSVSVRLLVHRERQRRAFRQGSYWDLKALLDQDNTPFESKLITLAGTKIATGSDFDANTGQIIEGRTVRLLNEAEARDLQARLTDKTWTVTDLEERPVTRKPAPPFTTSTLQQEANRKLSLSARDTMRTAQNLYEQGYITYMRTDSVHLSAQAIAAARSCVEQMYGQQYLSPKPRQYSTKSKAAQEAHEAIRPAGSTFRTPRDTGLSGRELQLYELIWKRTVASQMADSRQTHITVDLDVEDAGFRSTGKRIDFPGYLRAYVEGSDDPDAALEDQEVVLPALAVGDHPECKNLEAIGHETQPPGRYTEASLVKTLESEGIGRPSTYASIIGTIIDRGYAQMQKKTLIPTFTAFAVTSLLEKHFPDLVDTSFTAKMEQTLDEISTGEAEWLPYLEKFYRGDKGLETQVREREDQIDPNEARSIELENLDVKVRIGKFGPYIEAENGEGSVTASIPQDLTPSELDAAQVEVILKQKTQGPEKLGLHPETGEPIYLLIGSYGPYVQLGEVSEENKKPKRMSLPKGVNMEDVTLDMALGLLSLPRTLGVHPATGGKVQAGLGRFGPYVVHNQGKEGKDYRSLKKGDDVLTISMDRALEILSEPKKSKGGSRSKSKTPLKELGEHPEDKEPVNVYEGPYGTYIKHGKTNAGIPDDQSVEDITLEKALELLAAKKSSSRSKKSSKSSKSSKSSKSSKSRKSTTK